In Campylobacter sp. RM16187, a single genomic region encodes these proteins:
- a CDS encoding WG repeat-containing protein yields the protein MSEILYFDDTKGFCQGVATVKIGDKWGAIDIRGNQIIPFVYDSLSRSFSNKII from the coding sequence ATGAGTGAAATATTATATTTTGACGATACAAAAGGTTTTTGCCAAGGAGTAGCTACTGTAAAAATTGGAGATAAATGGGGTGCTATTGATATACGAGGCAATCAAATAATACCTTTTGTATATGATAGTCTAAGTAGAAGCTTTTCAAATAAGATAATATAA
- a CDS encoding type II toxin-antitoxin system RelE/ParE family toxin — MEIILTEQFKSELKIILDFYAEKSEQTAINFLEDLFKKIDNTTFMPYRFRKNQILNREDIRELIFKGYVIPFHISTDSIKILSIFKHNLPKI, encoded by the coding sequence ATGGAGATTATTTTAACGGAGCAATTCAAATCAGAGCTAAAAATCATTTTAGATTTTTACGCAGAGAAAAGCGAACAAACGGCAATTAATTTTCTTGAGGACTTATTTAAAAAAATTGACAATACAACTTTTATGCCTTATCGCTTTAGAAAAAATCAAATACTAAACAGAGAGGACATAAGGGAATTAATTTTTAAAGGTTATGTAATACCATTTCATATTAGTACAGATAGCATAAAAATTTTATCAATTTTCAAACATAACTTACCAAAAATCTAA
- a CDS encoding CopG family transcriptional regulator, with product MKNLSNFILNSDVSKNYEAADEKENKTAELEAQLAKYKKLGRPKSENPPTKQMTIYLSENEMEFLEKSAKQRGVTRNQILRDLLTKAMKYL from the coding sequence ATGAAAAATCTGTCAAATTTTATTTTAAACAGCGATGTATCTAAAAATTATGAAGCAGCAGATGAAAAAGAAAACAAAACAGCGGAACTTGAGGCACAACTTGCAAAATATAAAAAACTTGGCCGACCTAAATCAGAAAACCCACCAACTAAGCAGATGACAATTTATCTATCGGAAAACGAAATGGAATTTTTAGAAAAATCAGCAAAACAAAGAGGTGTTACTAGAAATCAGATTTTAAGAGATTTGCTTACTAAAGCAATGAAATATTTATAA
- a CDS encoding FibroRumin family radical SAM-modified Cys-rich RiPP → MGEFIMIATTFDYKKLFGLILDNDNIIAARCACVSCNSCTCACSCRKSQENSIEW, encoded by the coding sequence ATGGGAGAATTTATAATGATAGCAACTACTTTTGATTATAAAAAACTTTTCGGACTCATATTAGACAATGATAATATTATAGCAGCTAGATGTGCTTGTGTGTCTTGTAATAGTTGTACTTGTGCTTGTTCTTGTAGAAAATCACAAGAAAATTCCATAGAATGGTAG
- a CDS encoding FibroRumin family radical SAM-modified Cys-rich RiPP has protein sequence MLKTTSEAYSELFGLINIQANYVESCIGQCTGCMCSCRCSCSGKNYEDDILWENL, from the coding sequence ATGCTTAAAACGACATCAGAGGCATATTCTGAACTTTTTGGACTTATAAACATACAAGCTAATTATGTTGAATCATGTATTGGGCAATGTACCGGATGCATGTGTTCTTGTAGATGTTCTTGTAGTGGAAAAAACTATGAAGATGATATTTTATGGGAGAATTTATAA
- a CDS encoding FibroRumin system radical SAM peptide maturase — MVELSKFTHLFDCGEAVALYHSLRMKPVYLKKGIFKKLDDWLKQKPEAIDSASEDLLGIIKELIKYKILKQDKFEDEKVLEFVKTKLPKPAINVCYFILSEQCNLSCKYCFIGNNDQEKRKNFTKLNMSKSVADKAIDFFIRQLKESSGNINFEENKPVIIFYGGEPLINFEMLEYIATKINNLRVSEKAVKNLEMSVITNGLLLNEERAIKLKKLGVGIGISIDGFTEESNSMRVDNSGNPIFKKLLTILDMLKKLNISISLSVTLSEETINSRDEIIDLIQAYNIKSFGFNIMMSSDTFVVSEKYNEKAAQFIIDQFIKLRKLGVYEDRMMRKLKAFAESKIYFSDCAATAGGQIVISSNGEVGICQGCLHNKKYFISDIADENFIASKNKDIIEWSQLSPINKEECQDCSALGICGGGCPINASYIKQNNTIHSLDERFCIHSKMTLDFLIKDLYRAMTDDQGARN; from the coding sequence ATGGTAGAATTATCAAAATTTACGCATTTATTTGATTGTGGCGAGGCTGTAGCCCTATATCATAGCCTAAGAATGAAACCAGTATATTTAAAAAAAGGTATATTTAAAAAGTTAGATGACTGGTTAAAACAAAAGCCTGAAGCAATAGACTCTGCCTCTGAAGATTTATTGGGCATAATAAAAGAATTAATAAAATATAAAATCTTAAAACAAGATAAATTTGAAGATGAAAAAGTTTTAGAATTTGTAAAAACAAAATTACCAAAACCTGCCATTAATGTTTGTTATTTTATATTAAGCGAACAATGCAACCTCTCATGCAAATATTGTTTTATTGGTAATAATGATCAAGAAAAAAGAAAGAATTTTACAAAATTAAATATGTCTAAGAGTGTAGCTGATAAGGCTATAGATTTTTTTATAAGACAATTGAAAGAATCAAGTGGCAATATAAATTTTGAAGAAAATAAGCCTGTAATAATTTTTTATGGAGGAGAGCCTCTTATTAATTTTGAAATGCTTGAATATATTGCAACAAAGATTAATAATTTAAGAGTTAGTGAAAAAGCTGTTAAAAATTTAGAAATGTCCGTAATAACAAATGGCCTACTGCTTAATGAGGAAAGAGCTATAAAGCTTAAAAAACTTGGAGTCGGTATAGGTATTAGTATAGATGGATTTACTGAAGAATCAAATTCAATGAGGGTTGATAATAGTGGTAATCCTATATTTAAAAAACTTTTAACAATACTAGATATGTTAAAAAAATTAAACATTAGTATATCATTATCAGTCACTTTGAGCGAAGAAACTATTAATTCGAGAGATGAAATTATAGATCTGATTCAAGCATATAATATTAAATCATTCGGTTTTAATATTATGATGTCTAGTGATACGTTTGTGGTGTCTGAAAAATACAATGAGAAAGCTGCACAATTTATTATAGATCAATTTATAAAATTAAGAAAGCTTGGTGTTTACGAAGATAGGATGATGAGAAAACTAAAAGCATTTGCTGAATCAAAAATTTATTTTTCTGACTGTGCAGCAACAGCTGGAGGACAAATTGTTATATCTTCAAATGGTGAAGTCGGCATTTGCCAAGGATGTTTGCATAATAAGAAATATTTTATTTCTGATATAGCTGACGAAAATTTTATAGCCTCAAAAAATAAAGATATTATAGAATGGTCTCAGCTTTCTCCAATAAACAAAGAAGAGTGTCAAGATTGTTCTGCCTTAGGAATTTGTGGTGGCGGTTGTCCTATTAATGCTTCTTATATTAAACAAAATAATACTATTCATTCCTTAGATGAAAGATTTTGTATACACTCAAAAATGACTTTAGATTTTTTAATTAAAGATCTATATAGGGCTATGACAGATGATCAAGGTGCTAGGAATTGA